The nucleotide window CGTCCATCCGGGGCTGCGGGCGGTCCTGGGCGCGCTCCGGCGGGCGCCCGAGGGCGTGGCCCCGGAAGGCCTCATGGCCGAGCTGCCCGGGGAGGCGGAGCGGAGCCTCCTGGCCGCGCTTCTCGTCGAACAGCGGGAGTGGAGCGACATACATATTCAGGTGACGGAGTTGCAGAAGCGGTACGATATTCGGCGGCGGAAACAGCGGATCCGGGAGCTGAGCCTGGCGATCACCCAGGCCCAGGCGACGGGCGATCCAGCCGTCGCCGGCCTCCAAGCCGAGCTCCGGAGTCTGCAGGATCAGGCCCAGGCCGTCAGGGGCATGGTCACCGGCCGATGAACCCGCACCCCCCATCAGGAGAGCCGACGAGCATGGCGGACGAACCAAAACTCCAAGAACTAGACAAGCTGATCGCGAAAGGCAAGGAGAAGGGTTACTTGACCTACGACGAGGTCAACGACGCCCTGCCGTCGGACATCGTCGCGCTGGATCAGCTCGACGACATCATGATGCTCTTCGGCTCGATGGACATCGAGATCGTGGACTCGGCGAAAGCCAGCCGCCTGCCCAGCGAGGCGGCGAGCCAGGCCGCCGATCCCGAGCCCGACGACGACGAGCCCGTGGAGCCGCGGCGGATCGATCTCACGCCCGGGCCCGTCGGGCGCACCGAGGACCCCGTCCGCCTCTACCTGCGCGAGATGGGGCGCGTGTCGCTCCTCACCCGCGAGGGCGAGATCACGCTGGCCAAGCGCATCGAGGAGGGCAAGGACGAGTCCACGCGGGCCATCCTGTCCACCACGCTGGCGCTCGACAAGATCCGTGCCGTCCGCGACGACCTACGCAAAGACCTCGTCCCGATCAAGGACCTGGTCGACTACCCCGAGGAAGAGTTCACCGAGGAGAAGGAGGCCGACCTCCGGCGCTCGGTCATGCGCGAGCTCGGCACCGTCGACCGGCTGCTGCGCGAGCGCGAGAAGGTCCTCGACCTGGCGCGGAAGCTTCGCGCCAAGGCCGGCGGGCGCAAGAAGCGAAAGGGCGAGCCGCCGTGGAAGAAGCACGAGGCGGTCGCCCAAGCCAAGCAGGTCAAGGCGCTGCAAACCCTCCGCACGTTGAGCCTCCAGCCGTCTCTCCTCGATCACTGGGGCCAGGACCTCAAGAAGCTCGTCGAAAAGATCCAGGTCTCCGAGCGCGAGATCGCGCTGTGGTCCGACGGCAAGCGCCCGGCGCCGGCCGAGGTGGACGCCTTCCTCGATTCGCTCTCCGAGGACCGGGAAGACGGCGACCGCGACCTCTACCAGAAGGCTGCGGCCCGCCACCCCTCGATCAAGGAGCGCCTCGTCTGGGTCGCCCAGCAGAAGATCAAGCGCGCCGAGGAGAACGCCCAGACCAAGGCCGACGACCTCAAGCGCATCGTCAAGGACATCCGCTCGGGCGAGGTCAAGGCCGCCCGCGCCAAGAAGGAGATGGTCGAGGCCAACCTACGCCTCGTCATCTCGATCGCGAAGAAGTACACGAACCGCGGGCTCCAGTTCCTCGACCTGATCCAGGAGGGCAACATCGGCCTGATGAAGGCCGTGGACAAGTTCGAGTACCGCCGCGGCTACAAGTTCTCGACGTACGCGACCTGGTGGATCCGCCAGGCGATCACGCGCGCCATCGCCGACCAGGCCCGCACCATCCGCATCCCCGTGCACATGATCGAGACCATCAACAAGCTGATCCGGACGTCGAGACAGCTGGTCCAGGAGTTGGGCCGCGAGCCCTCGCCGGAGGAGATCGCGGTCAAGATGGAAGTACCGGTGGACAAGGTGCGGAAGGTCCTCAAGATTGCCCAGGAGCCGATCTCCCTCGAGACGCCCATCGGCGAGGAAGAGGACAGCCACCTGGGCGACTTCATCGAGGACAAGCAGGTAGGCTCGCCCGTCGAGAGCATGATCGGTCTCTCCCTCCGTGAGCAGACCAACAAGGTGCTCAACTCGCTGACGCCCCGCGAGGAGAAAGTGCTGCGGCTGCGCTTCGGGCTCTCCGACGGCTGCGAGCACACCCTCGAGGAAGTCGGGCAGGACTTCGCCGTGACCCGCGAGCGCATCCGCCAGATCGAGGCCAAGGCCCTCCGCAAGCTCCGCCATCCCTCCCGTTCCAAGAAGCTCAGGAGCTTTCTCGAATCGTGATCGGTGCTATGATCGCCAACCGCGGGCCCATAGCTCAATTGGCAGAGCCCCCGGCTCATAACCGGTTCGGTCTTGGTTCGAGTCCAAGTGGGCCCACCATTTCAGAAGGAGCAGGGGCCGCAGTTCGAGCTGAGACACGAGGAAGGTGGCGAGGCGAGTGCTGAGATAATGGAGGCGCAGCTCAAGACGCTCATAGATTTGCAGGGCGTGGACACCCGCATCGCCGTGCTCGAGGCCGAGGCGGCCCTCCTGCCCAGGGAGATCGCCGCCGTCCACGCCGCCGTCCAGGCTCTGAAGCAGGAAGTCGACGCGGGCAAGACGCGCCTCGACGCCGCCAAGAAGGACCAGCGCGTGCGCGAGAAGGACCTCGAGGTCGTCCAGGCCAAGCGCTCCAAGACCGAGGGGCGCCTGTACGAGGTCAAGACCAACAAGGAGTACTCCGCGGTCCTGGCCGAGATCGAGGACATCAAGCAGGAGAAGGGCCGGGTCGAGGAGGAGATCCTCGTTCTGATGGAAAGCCAGGAGCGGGTGGCCGCCGACATCAAGGACGCCGAGTCGCGCTTCAAGACTCGCGAGACGCAGGGCAAGCAGGAGGAGGCCGCGTTTCAGGAGAAGCTCCGCGCCGTCGAAGCCGACCTGGCCCTGGTCCGCACCGAGCGCGCTGAGCTGGCCCGCCAGCTGCCCCCGGCCGTGCTGGCCGACTACGACAAGCTGCTCAAGGCGCGCGGCGGCCTCGCCCTCGCGCAGGTGATCAAGCCGAACCTCTGCGGCGGGTGCCGCATGACCGTCACCCCCCAGCGGCTCCAGGAATTGCGCGCCCAGACCGCGCCCCTTCCCTGTGAGTCCTGCGGCCGCTACCTCTACTGGCTCGCCTGACCGATTCCCCTCTCCGAGTCCTCCCTCTCCCCTCTGGGGAGAGGGTAGGGTGAGGGGGCCAGAGCTGAGGGACCGTGATGTCCACCTCCCCAATCACGATCTACACCGACGGAGCCTGCAGCGGCAACCCAGGCCCCGGCGGCTGGGGTGCCATCGTGATCGACGACGGTCGCGAGATCGAGCTCTCGGGCGGCGAGTCTCCCACAACCAACCAGCGCATGGAGCTCACCGGCCCGATCGAAGGCCTGCGCGCGCTTGCGGGCCGGCGCGTCGTCGCGATCTACAGCGACAGCGCCTACGTGGTCAACTGCTTCCGCGACACGTGGTATGTCCGCTGGCGGCAGAACGGATGGCGGAACGCCCAGAAGAAGCCCGTAGAGAATCGCGACCTCTGGGAGGCGCTCCTGGCCGAGGTCGAGCGCCACGACGTCGTCTGGCACAAGGTCGCGGGCCACAGCGGCCACGAGATGAACGACCGGGCCGACGCCCTCGCCCGCTCGGCGATTCCGCCGCGCTGAGGCGTATCGAATTCGAGGCGTTGACGAGGGCGGGTTCACACGCCTAGCCTATAAGCCATGCAAACAACCTACCCCCGCACCCGCCGCTGGACGAGGGTCGAGTACGACCGCCTGATCGAAAAGGGTATGTTTCAACCCGGCGAGCGTCTTGAGCTGCTTGCCGGCAACCTGGTCGTCCGCGAGCCCCAGGGTGATCCCCACACCCTGGCTGTCGAGCTCGTCAACGAGGCGCTCCGGACCGCATTCGGTCCAGAGTGGCGCGTCCGCGTTCAGCTCCCAATCGCTCTGGACGAGGAATCGGAGCCCGAGCCCGACGTCTCGGTGGCGCCGGGGCGGGCGCGGGACAGGAGAGAGGCCAAACCGTCGCGGCTCGCGCTGGTCGTCGAGATCGCTGAATCGAGCCTGGCGCTCGACCGCGAGCACAAAGGCGGCCTCTACGCCAGGGCTCGCGTGCCCGAGTACTGGATCGTCAACCTGGCGGGCCGCGTCCTCGAGGTCTACCGTGACCCCAGGCCGGACGCCTCCGCATCGTATGGATGGGCCTACCGGTCGGTCCAGAGCCTGAGGGCCGGGGAACACGTGTCGCCACGTGCGGCGCCGACGGCCCGCGTCCCGGTCGCGGACCTCTTGCCATGAGCCAGTCGGCGGCCCGAACGCGCCGCTGGAGCCGCATCGAGTACGAGCGGTTGATCGAAGAGGGGGTCTTCCAGCCTGGAGAACACCTCGAACTGCTGGCCGGGCAGCTGGTAGTCCGCGAGCCCCAGGGAACGCCACACGCCACGGGGATCCGGCTGGTCACCCGGGCGCTGCGTGAGGTGTTCGCAGAGGACAGGTGGATTGTGGACATGCAGCTCCCGGTGGCCCTCGACGAAGAGTCCGAGCCCGAGCCGGACGTCACAGTGACCGCCGGCGACCCGCGGGATTTTCTGCCGTCGCACCCGGCCCGGCCAGTGCTCGTCGTCGAGGTCGCCGAGGCGAGTCTTGCGCTCGACCGCGAGGAGAAGGGCAGCCTGTACGCGCGCGCTCGCGTGCCCGAGTACTGGATCGTGAACCTGCGTGATCGCGTGCTCGAGGTCTACCGAGAGCCGCAGCCCGACCCCTCCGCGCCCCACGGCTGGGCCTACCGATCTCGCCAGAACCTGGCCGCGGGAGAGTACGTCACGCCCTCCGCCGCGCCCACGGCCCGCATCGTCGTCGCCAACCTCCTGCCATGATCGAGAGCGTCCAGGTTCGCACACGCCGCTGGAGCCGCACCGAGTACGACCGACTCATCGCCCTCGGCATCATCCAGGAGGACGAACGGCTCGAGCTGTTGGCCGGTGAACTCGTGCTCCGCGATCGACAGAGCCCCGGCCATGCGTATGCAATCGAGGCGCTCAGCGAAGCACTCCGGCACACCATAGGTCCCGGCAGTCACGTTCGCACCCTTGGTCCCATCGCCCTCGATTGCGAGTCAGAGCCAGAGCCTGACTTGAGTGTCGTTCCAGGTACCATTCGCGCCTATCGCGACGACCATCCGTCGCAGCCAACTCTCCTGGTCGAGGTCGCGGACACGAGCCTGACCTTTGATCGCGAGCACAAGGGCAGCCTCTACGCGCGCGCGTGTCTGCCAGAGTACTGGATCGTGAATCTCGTGGACCGGGTCCTCGAGGTCTACCGGGAAATCGGGCCCGACGCGGGAGCGCCGTACGGCTGGGCCTACCGCGTGGCGCTGATGCTCGGGCCCGACGAGCACGTCACGCCCCTTGCTGCGCCGTCTGCCCGTATCCTCGTCGCCGACTTCCTGCCGTAGCGGCGTCCCCGGGGCCGGGCCCCGCCCATGACGCTCTCGAGTCTGCATCGCGAGTTCCTTCGTCACTGCGAGGTCGAGAAGCGCTTGGCCCCGCAGACCATCACCGCCTATCGCAGCGATTTTACCCAGTTTCTCGGCTACCTGCTCGATGGCCGCGAGGGTCCTTCGCGCCAGGGCAGCCTCAGAACCTTCACGACGGCCGGCCTCCGCGACTACCAGCGGCACATGGCCACTCAGCGGTGGCGCACCAACACCCTGCGCCGGCGACTAGTCGAGCTGGGCTGCTTCGCGGCTTGGCTGGTCGACCGCGGATACCTCAAGCGCAATCCCGCCCGCGCCCTCACCGTACCGAAGCGCGAGCGCCATCTTCCCCGAGTGCTCGAGTGGAGCCAGGCCGAAGCCGCCGTCGCCACCGAGCCCAACCTGCGGGATCGTGCCATCCTGGCGCTCCTGGCCTTCGCCGGCCTCCGCCGCGGCGAGGTGATCGCGGCCAGCACTGGCGACTATTCGCGCGAATCACGCAGTCTGCGGGTTCGGGGCAAGGGGAGCAAGGATCGTGTCGTGCCGCTCCATGCCGTCGCAATCGGGGCGCTGGAGACCTATCTTGCCGCGCGAGGGCCGTTGGGCGCCCGCGATCCACTCTTCGTGTCCTGGCGCGGGCGGATCGGCAAGCGGCCCATCATCAATGCCGTGGCGCGCGCCGGCCGTCGTCTCGGGATCCGGCTCCACCCGCATCTCTTCCGCCACACCTTCGCGACCGAGCTCCTCAACCGCCGCGCTGACCTCCGCGTCATCCAGACGCTCCTCGGGCACGAGTCGCTCGAGACGACCGAGGTCTACACACACGTCAGTCCGGGTCGCCGACGTGAGGCGATAGACCTGCTGGGTGACACTGCCGGCGGACATTGAAGGCCGGTCCGGGTGCTATACTTCCCCTCGCTTCCACACGCTCTTTGATTCGCACCAGAGAAGGCTGGACGGTCGCCGGCGCGGGGCAACTCGCGCGGGAGGAAAGTCCGGGCTCCGCAGGGCAGGGTGCTGGCTAACGGCCAGGGGGGGCGACCCCACGGACCAGTGCCACAGAAAACAAACCGCCGTCCGGCAACGGGCGGTAAGGGTGAAACGGTGAGGTAAGAGCTCACCAGCGGCGCGGGTGACCGCGCCGGCTCGGTAAACCCCACCCGGAGCAAGGCCCAATAGGAGAGCGATCCGGTCCGCAAGGACTGGTGAAGCGCGGCCCGCGTGGGGCTCTCGGGTATGGCCGCTGGAGGCGCCGGGTAACCGGCGTCCTAGAGAAATGACCGTCTCCCCGGGCTCACGCCCGGGTGACAGGACCCGGCTTACAGGCCCTCTCTGGTGCGATTTTCCCCCAGTGACTCTTCAGCGCCCGCGCCGGCGGCGGCGTTTGGCGGTGGTGCGGCCGGGCGATCGCCGGGTGCCGTGGCGCAGACCCTCCATGAAGATGCCGCGGCAGGCCTCGCTGCAGAAGCGCTTGGCGTCGTCCTTGAGCTCGGTTCCGCACGCTTCGCATTTCGTCATAGTTTTACTCCTCACTCGCCGGGCTGGATCGTTGGGGAGACTACGCGAAGATGCCGTACGCTCCCGTGACTTCGTAGAGGCGCTCCTGCGAGCGCAGCGCGGGCTGCCCGTCCGCCGTGATGCGCACGGAGCTTCCGTCAGGCAGGATGCGTCGCGCCTTCACCGTATCGGCGAGCTGGATCTCCAGGATCTCGCGGACCTGGGCCTGGAGCCCGGGGTCCAGCACGGGGAACGCGATCTCGACGCGGCGGTCGAGGTTCCGCGGCATCCAGTCCGCGGAGGCCAGCAG belongs to Candidatus Methylomirabilota bacterium and includes:
- a CDS encoding C4-type zinc ribbon domain-containing protein — encoded protein: MEAQLKTLIDLQGVDTRIAVLEAEAALLPREIAAVHAAVQALKQEVDAGKTRLDAAKKDQRVREKDLEVVQAKRSKTEGRLYEVKTNKEYSAVLAEIEDIKQEKGRVEEEILVLMESQERVAADIKDAESRFKTRETQGKQEEAAFQEKLRAVEADLALVRTERAELARQLPPAVLADYDKLLKARGGLALAQVIKPNLCGGCRMTVTPQRLQELRAQTAPLPCESCGRYLYWLA
- the rnhA gene encoding ribonuclease HI translates to MSTSPITIYTDGACSGNPGPGGWGAIVIDDGREIELSGGESPTTNQRMELTGPIEGLRALAGRRVVAIYSDSAYVVNCFRDTWYVRWRQNGWRNAQKKPVENRDLWEALLAEVERHDVVWHKVAGHSGHEMNDRADALARSAIPPR
- a CDS encoding Uma2 family endonuclease — translated: MSQSAARTRRWSRIEYERLIEEGVFQPGEHLELLAGQLVVREPQGTPHATGIRLVTRALREVFAEDRWIVDMQLPVALDEESEPEPDVTVTAGDPRDFLPSHPARPVLVVEVAEASLALDREEKGSLYARARVPEYWIVNLRDRVLEVYREPQPDPSAPHGWAYRSRQNLAAGEYVTPSAAPTARIVVANLLP
- a CDS encoding tyrosine-type recombinase/integrase produces the protein MTLSSLHREFLRHCEVEKRLAPQTITAYRSDFTQFLGYLLDGREGPSRQGSLRTFTTAGLRDYQRHMATQRWRTNTLRRRLVELGCFAAWLVDRGYLKRNPARALTVPKRERHLPRVLEWSQAEAAVATEPNLRDRAILALLAFAGLRRGEVIAASTGDYSRESRSLRVRGKGSKDRVVPLHAVAIGALETYLAARGPLGARDPLFVSWRGRIGKRPIINAVARAGRRLGIRLHPHLFRHTFATELLNRRADLRVIQTLLGHESLETTEVYTHVSPGRRREAIDLLGDTAGGH
- the rpoD gene encoding RNA polymerase sigma factor RpoD; this translates as MADEPKLQELDKLIAKGKEKGYLTYDEVNDALPSDIVALDQLDDIMMLFGSMDIEIVDSAKASRLPSEAASQAADPEPDDDEPVEPRRIDLTPGPVGRTEDPVRLYLREMGRVSLLTREGEITLAKRIEEGKDESTRAILSTTLALDKIRAVRDDLRKDLVPIKDLVDYPEEEFTEEKEADLRRSVMRELGTVDRLLREREKVLDLARKLRAKAGGRKKRKGEPPWKKHEAVAQAKQVKALQTLRTLSLQPSLLDHWGQDLKKLVEKIQVSEREIALWSDGKRPAPAEVDAFLDSLSEDREDGDRDLYQKAAARHPSIKERLVWVAQQKIKRAEENAQTKADDLKRIVKDIRSGEVKAARAKKEMVEANLRLVISIAKKYTNRGLQFLDLIQEGNIGLMKAVDKFEYRRGYKFSTYATWWIRQAITRAIADQARTIRIPVHMIETINKLIRTSRQLVQELGREPSPEEIAVKMEVPVDKVRKVLKIAQEPISLETPIGEEEDSHLGDFIEDKQVGSPVESMIGLSLREQTNKVLNSLTPREEKVLRLRFGLSDGCEHTLEEVGQDFAVTRERIRQIEAKALRKLRHPSRSKKLRSFLES
- a CDS encoding Uma2 family endonuclease, yielding MQTTYPRTRRWTRVEYDRLIEKGMFQPGERLELLAGNLVVREPQGDPHTLAVELVNEALRTAFGPEWRVRVQLPIALDEESEPEPDVSVAPGRARDRREAKPSRLALVVEIAESSLALDREHKGGLYARARVPEYWIVNLAGRVLEVYRDPRPDASASYGWAYRSVQSLRAGEHVSPRAAPTARVPVADLLP
- a CDS encoding Uma2 family endonuclease; this encodes MIESVQVRTRRWSRTEYDRLIALGIIQEDERLELLAGELVLRDRQSPGHAYAIEALSEALRHTIGPGSHVRTLGPIALDCESEPEPDLSVVPGTIRAYRDDHPSQPTLLVEVADTSLTFDREHKGSLYARACLPEYWIVNLVDRVLEVYREIGPDAGAPYGWAYRVALMLGPDEHVTPLAAPSARILVADFLP